One genomic window of Quercus lobata isolate SW786 chromosome 9, ValleyOak3.0 Primary Assembly, whole genome shotgun sequence includes the following:
- the LOC115959083 gene encoding transcriptional corepressor SEUSS isoform X1 — MVPSGPPNPIGSAQSVTPSLLRSNSGLLGAQGGPMPPQSAFPPLVSPRTQFNNVNMLGNIPNVSSLLNQSFGNGGQNPGLSGPGNSQRGGIDTGVESDPLSIIGNVMGFNTSSSLLVASNMANPGSSGQGQGQQFSNPSGSQLMSDQQQSQQLESQNFQHGQQPMQQFSAPHSTQQQQQQYQSMRGGLGGVGPVKLEPQVTNDQHQQHQQHQMQTLRNLGQVKMEPQQMQAMRNLAPVKMEPQHSDQSLYLHQQQQQQQQQQQQQQQQQQQQQQQQQQQQQQQQQQQFLHMSRQTSQAAAAQINLLHQQRLLQLQQHQQQQLLKAMPQQRTQLPQQFQQQSLPLRPPVKPVYEPGMCARRLTHYMYHQQHRPEDNNIEFWRKFVAEYFAPNAKKKWCVSMYGSGRQTTGVFPQDVWHCEICNRKPGRGFEATVEVLPRLFKIKYESGTLEELLYVDMPREYQNSSGQIVLDYAKAIQESVFEQLRVVRDGQLRIVFSPDLKICSWEFCARRHEELIPRRLLIPQVSQLGAAAQKYQAATQNAPSNLSVSELQNNCNMFVASARQLAKALEVPLVNDLGYTKRYVRCLQISEVVNSMKDLIDYSRNTKTGPMESLAKYPRRTSTTSGFHGHSQQPEEQQQQQQTMGQNSSSEQGSVQTGAMPLAVSNGVPSVNNSLNMASTSTTTSTIVGLLHQNSMNSRQQNSMNNASSPYGGSSVQIPSPGSSSTIPQAQPNPSPFQSPTPSSSNNPPQTSHSALTTANHMSTSNSSMSLQQPVLSGEADPTDSQSSVQKILHDMMMSNQLNGTGGMVGVGSLGNDVKNVNGILPTSNNTGLNGGNCFVGNGTVNSNSGMGGGGFGSMGGLGQSAMVNGIRAAMGNNSIMNGRVGMTSMAQDRSMNHQQQDLGNQLLSGLGAVNGFNNLQFDWKPSP, encoded by the exons atggtgCCTTCCGGGCCACCCAATCCGATCGGTAGTGCCCAGTCGGTTACACCTTCACTCTTGAGATCAAATTCTGGGTTATTGGGAGCTCAAGGAGGTCCCATGCCTCCTCAGTCAGCTTTTCCTCCGCTTGTGTCGCCTCGTACTCAGTTTAATAACGTGAATATGCTTGGAAACATTCCTAATGTTTCGTCTCTTCTAAATCAGTCTTTTGGAAATGGAGGTCAGAATCCTGGGCTTTCTGGTCCTGGGAATAGCCAGCGTGGAGGTATTGATACTGGCGTTGAGTCGGATCCACTTTCTATTATTGGCAATGTTATGGGTTTTAATACTTCTTCATCTTTACTTGTAGCTTCAAACATGGCAAACCCTGGTTCATCCGGTCAAGGACAGGGTCAGCAATTCTCGAACCCTTCTGGTAGCCAGCTAATGTCGGATCAACAGCAGTCCCAGCAACTTGAATCCCAGAATTTCCAACATGGTCAGCAGCCAATGCAACAGTTCTCTGCTCCTCACAGCAcccagcagcagcagcagcaataTCAATCAATGCGAGGAGGCTTGGGTGGTGTTGGACCTGTAAAATTGGAGCCTCAGGTGACAAATGATCAGCACCAACAGCACCAGCAGCACCAGATGCAGACATTGAGAAATCTTGGTCAAGTGAAAATGGAACCACAGCAAATGCAGGCAATGAGAAATTTGGCGCCAGTAAAAATGGAACCCCAACATTCTGATCAATCGTTATATCTGCATCAACAGCAgcaacaacagcagcagcagcagcagcagcaacagcaacagcagcagcagcagcagcagcagcaacaacagcaacagcaacagcagcagcaacaacaattCCTCCACATGTCAAGGCAGACCTCTCAGGCTGCTGCTGCCCAGATTAATCTTTTGCATCAACAAAGACTCTTGCAGTTACAGCAACACCAACAGCAGCAACTATTAAAGGCAATGCCTCAGCAGCGGACCCAATTACCGCAGCAATTTCAACAGCAGAGTTTGCCTTTGAGACCTCCTGTAAAACCTGTCTATGAGCCTGGAATGTGTGCCCGGCGGCTAACACATTACATGTATCACCAACAACACAGACCCGAA GACAACAATATTGAATTCTGGAGGAAATTTGTTGCTGAGTACTTTGCTCCCAATGCTAAAAAGAAGTGGTGTGTTTCTATGTATGGAAGTGGTCGGCAAACAACTGGAGTTTTTCCTCAG GATGTATGGCACTGTGAAATATGCAATCGCAAGCCTGGCCGTGGTTTCG AAGCAACTGTCGAGGTTCTTCCCAGGcttttcaaaatcaagtatGAAAGTGGTACTTTGGAAGAACTTCTTTATGTTGATATGCCTCGTGAATATCAGAATTCATCTGGTCAGATTGTCCTGGACTATGCAAAGGCAATACAGGAAAGCGTTTTTGAGCAACTTCGTGTTGTTCGTGATGGTCAACTTCGGATAGTTTTCTCTCCAGACCTAAAG ATATGCTCTTGGGAGTTTTGTGCACGGCGGCATGAAGAGCTTATCCCTCGAAGATTGTTGATACCTCAG GTTAGTCAACTTGGAGCTGCGGCCCAAAAATACCAGGCTGCTACTCAAAATGCACCATCCAATTTATCCGTTTCAGAGTTGCAAAATAATTGTAATAT GTTCGTAGCATCGGCTCGACAATTAGCAAAAGCTTTGGAAGTTCCATTGGTAAATGACTTAGGATATACCAAGAGATATGTGCGCTGCCTTCAG ATATCAGAAGTGGTTAATAGTATGAAAGACTTGATTGATTATAGCCGAAATACAAAAACGGGACCTATGG AAAGCTTGGCCAAGTATCCTAGGAGGACAAGTACGACATCTGGGTTTCATGGTCATTCTCAACAGCCAGAGGAACAGCAACAACAGCAGCAAACAATGGGACAGAACTCAAGCAGTGAACAAGGCTCTGTCCAAACTGGTGCTATGCCACTTGCTGTTAGCAATGGTGTACCTAGCGTAAATAATTCCCTCAACATGGCATCCACATCAACCACAACAAGCACCATTGTTGGGCTTCTCCATCAAAACTCCATGAACTCCAGACAACAAAATTCTATGAACAATGCAAGCAGTCCTTACGGAGGAAGTTCTGTTCAGATTCCGTCCCCTGGTTCCTCCAGTACTATTCCACAGGCACAACCCAACCCTTCCCCATTCCAATCACCAACACCCTCCTCATCTAACAATCCCCCACAAACGTCTCATAGCGCCTTGACAACCGCCAATCACATGAGTACCTCAAATTCATCTATGTCCTTGCAACAGCCAGTTCTTTCCGGTGAGGCTGACCCAACTGATTCGCAGAGCTCAGTCCAGAAAATCTTACATGACATGATGATGTCCAACCAACTTAATGGCACAGGTGGTATGGTTGGTGTTGGTTCTCTGGGGAATGAtgtgaaaaatgttaatggGATTTTGCCAACAAGCAATAACACAGGTCTCAATGGTGGCAACTGCTTTGTGGGGAATGGGACAGTCAACAGTAATTCAGGTATGGGGGGTGGTGGATTTGGCAGTATGGGTGGACTTGGTCAATCTGCCATGGTTAATGGAATCAGAGCGGCAATGGGAAATAACTCCATAATGAATGGAAGGGTAGGAATGACATCAATGGCTCAAGACCGAAGTATGAATCATCAACAACAGGATTTGGGAAACCAGCTGCTCAGTGGGCTGGGAGCAGTTAACGGCTTTAATAATCTTCAGTTTGATTGGAAACCATCCCCATGA
- the LOC115959083 gene encoding transcriptional corepressor SEUSS isoform X2, with amino-acid sequence MVPSGPPNPIGSAQSVTPSLLRSNSGLLGAQGGPMPPQSAFPPLVSPRTQFNNVNMLGNIPNVSSLLNQSFGNGGQNPGLSGPGNSQRGASNMANPGSSGQGQGQQFSNPSGSQLMSDQQQSQQLESQNFQHGQQPMQQFSAPHSTQQQQQQYQSMRGGLGGVGPVKLEPQVTNDQHQQHQQHQMQTLRNLGQVKMEPQQMQAMRNLAPVKMEPQHSDQSLYLHQQQQQQQQQQQQQQQQQQQQQQQQQQQQQQQQQQQFLHMSRQTSQAAAAQINLLHQQRLLQLQQHQQQQLLKAMPQQRTQLPQQFQQQSLPLRPPVKPVYEPGMCARRLTHYMYHQQHRPEDNNIEFWRKFVAEYFAPNAKKKWCVSMYGSGRQTTGVFPQDVWHCEICNRKPGRGFEATVEVLPRLFKIKYESGTLEELLYVDMPREYQNSSGQIVLDYAKAIQESVFEQLRVVRDGQLRIVFSPDLKICSWEFCARRHEELIPRRLLIPQVSQLGAAAQKYQAATQNAPSNLSVSELQNNCNMFVASARQLAKALEVPLVNDLGYTKRYVRCLQISEVVNSMKDLIDYSRNTKTGPMESLAKYPRRTSTTSGFHGHSQQPEEQQQQQQTMGQNSSSEQGSVQTGAMPLAVSNGVPSVNNSLNMASTSTTTSTIVGLLHQNSMNSRQQNSMNNASSPYGGSSVQIPSPGSSSTIPQAQPNPSPFQSPTPSSSNNPPQTSHSALTTANHMSTSNSSMSLQQPVLSGEADPTDSQSSVQKILHDMMMSNQLNGTGGMVGVGSLGNDVKNVNGILPTSNNTGLNGGNCFVGNGTVNSNSGMGGGGFGSMGGLGQSAMVNGIRAAMGNNSIMNGRVGMTSMAQDRSMNHQQQDLGNQLLSGLGAVNGFNNLQFDWKPSP; translated from the exons atggtgCCTTCCGGGCCACCCAATCCGATCGGTAGTGCCCAGTCGGTTACACCTTCACTCTTGAGATCAAATTCTGGGTTATTGGGAGCTCAAGGAGGTCCCATGCCTCCTCAGTCAGCTTTTCCTCCGCTTGTGTCGCCTCGTACTCAGTTTAATAACGTGAATATGCTTGGAAACATTCCTAATGTTTCGTCTCTTCTAAATCAGTCTTTTGGAAATGGAGGTCAGAATCCTGGGCTTTCTGGTCCTGGGAATAGCCAGCGTGGAG CTTCAAACATGGCAAACCCTGGTTCATCCGGTCAAGGACAGGGTCAGCAATTCTCGAACCCTTCTGGTAGCCAGCTAATGTCGGATCAACAGCAGTCCCAGCAACTTGAATCCCAGAATTTCCAACATGGTCAGCAGCCAATGCAACAGTTCTCTGCTCCTCACAGCAcccagcagcagcagcagcaataTCAATCAATGCGAGGAGGCTTGGGTGGTGTTGGACCTGTAAAATTGGAGCCTCAGGTGACAAATGATCAGCACCAACAGCACCAGCAGCACCAGATGCAGACATTGAGAAATCTTGGTCAAGTGAAAATGGAACCACAGCAAATGCAGGCAATGAGAAATTTGGCGCCAGTAAAAATGGAACCCCAACATTCTGATCAATCGTTATATCTGCATCAACAGCAgcaacaacagcagcagcagcagcagcagcaacagcaacagcagcagcagcagcagcagcagcaacaacagcaacagcaacagcagcagcaacaacaattCCTCCACATGTCAAGGCAGACCTCTCAGGCTGCTGCTGCCCAGATTAATCTTTTGCATCAACAAAGACTCTTGCAGTTACAGCAACACCAACAGCAGCAACTATTAAAGGCAATGCCTCAGCAGCGGACCCAATTACCGCAGCAATTTCAACAGCAGAGTTTGCCTTTGAGACCTCCTGTAAAACCTGTCTATGAGCCTGGAATGTGTGCCCGGCGGCTAACACATTACATGTATCACCAACAACACAGACCCGAA GACAACAATATTGAATTCTGGAGGAAATTTGTTGCTGAGTACTTTGCTCCCAATGCTAAAAAGAAGTGGTGTGTTTCTATGTATGGAAGTGGTCGGCAAACAACTGGAGTTTTTCCTCAG GATGTATGGCACTGTGAAATATGCAATCGCAAGCCTGGCCGTGGTTTCG AAGCAACTGTCGAGGTTCTTCCCAGGcttttcaaaatcaagtatGAAAGTGGTACTTTGGAAGAACTTCTTTATGTTGATATGCCTCGTGAATATCAGAATTCATCTGGTCAGATTGTCCTGGACTATGCAAAGGCAATACAGGAAAGCGTTTTTGAGCAACTTCGTGTTGTTCGTGATGGTCAACTTCGGATAGTTTTCTCTCCAGACCTAAAG ATATGCTCTTGGGAGTTTTGTGCACGGCGGCATGAAGAGCTTATCCCTCGAAGATTGTTGATACCTCAG GTTAGTCAACTTGGAGCTGCGGCCCAAAAATACCAGGCTGCTACTCAAAATGCACCATCCAATTTATCCGTTTCAGAGTTGCAAAATAATTGTAATAT GTTCGTAGCATCGGCTCGACAATTAGCAAAAGCTTTGGAAGTTCCATTGGTAAATGACTTAGGATATACCAAGAGATATGTGCGCTGCCTTCAG ATATCAGAAGTGGTTAATAGTATGAAAGACTTGATTGATTATAGCCGAAATACAAAAACGGGACCTATGG AAAGCTTGGCCAAGTATCCTAGGAGGACAAGTACGACATCTGGGTTTCATGGTCATTCTCAACAGCCAGAGGAACAGCAACAACAGCAGCAAACAATGGGACAGAACTCAAGCAGTGAACAAGGCTCTGTCCAAACTGGTGCTATGCCACTTGCTGTTAGCAATGGTGTACCTAGCGTAAATAATTCCCTCAACATGGCATCCACATCAACCACAACAAGCACCATTGTTGGGCTTCTCCATCAAAACTCCATGAACTCCAGACAACAAAATTCTATGAACAATGCAAGCAGTCCTTACGGAGGAAGTTCTGTTCAGATTCCGTCCCCTGGTTCCTCCAGTACTATTCCACAGGCACAACCCAACCCTTCCCCATTCCAATCACCAACACCCTCCTCATCTAACAATCCCCCACAAACGTCTCATAGCGCCTTGACAACCGCCAATCACATGAGTACCTCAAATTCATCTATGTCCTTGCAACAGCCAGTTCTTTCCGGTGAGGCTGACCCAACTGATTCGCAGAGCTCAGTCCAGAAAATCTTACATGACATGATGATGTCCAACCAACTTAATGGCACAGGTGGTATGGTTGGTGTTGGTTCTCTGGGGAATGAtgtgaaaaatgttaatggGATTTTGCCAACAAGCAATAACACAGGTCTCAATGGTGGCAACTGCTTTGTGGGGAATGGGACAGTCAACAGTAATTCAGGTATGGGGGGTGGTGGATTTGGCAGTATGGGTGGACTTGGTCAATCTGCCATGGTTAATGGAATCAGAGCGGCAATGGGAAATAACTCCATAATGAATGGAAGGGTAGGAATGACATCAATGGCTCAAGACCGAAGTATGAATCATCAACAACAGGATTTGGGAAACCAGCTGCTCAGTGGGCTGGGAGCAGTTAACGGCTTTAATAATCTTCAGTTTGATTGGAAACCATCCCCATGA